The following proteins are co-located in the Paenibacillus sp. JNUCC32 genome:
- a CDS encoding HAD family hydrolase codes for MPFVQLKGRTVPCQGILFDKDGTLLHFMALWGGWADYVLEFMEERLELMGSGFTLPKEKVLGTKHDAGGRVSGYDLRGPLAMGTVEETNGLLAWQLYAAGMPWNEAIVQVHQITKNAMYEVRQRKPAFPMPGLEHFLEKCSLASVKMAVVTSDQTSGAVEQLEWMGLRSYFTVIMGRDQVRNGKPHPEMTEAACRRLGIKPEEAVVIGDSNADMQMAKQAGAALAVGLMTDEGEPAHLTDADVVISDYNELDVHR; via the coding sequence TTGCCGTTTGTTCAACTGAAAGGACGAACCGTTCCCTGCCAAGGGATCTTGTTTGATAAAGACGGTACGCTGCTTCATTTCATGGCGCTGTGGGGAGGATGGGCCGATTATGTGCTCGAGTTCATGGAGGAACGGCTGGAGCTGATGGGATCCGGCTTTACGCTGCCGAAAGAGAAGGTGCTGGGGACCAAGCACGATGCCGGCGGACGCGTATCGGGGTATGATCTGCGGGGTCCGCTCGCCATGGGCACCGTGGAGGAGACGAACGGGCTTCTGGCCTGGCAATTGTACGCAGCCGGGATGCCATGGAACGAGGCGATTGTGCAGGTCCATCAGATTACGAAAAATGCCATGTACGAAGTCCGTCAGCGAAAGCCGGCATTCCCGATGCCCGGACTGGAACATTTTCTGGAAAAATGCAGCTTGGCCTCCGTGAAGATGGCAGTGGTGACTTCGGATCAAACCTCAGGCGCCGTGGAGCAGTTGGAATGGATGGGGCTTCGCTCGTACTTTACGGTCATTATGGGAAGAGATCAGGTTCGAAATGGCAAGCCGCACCCCGAAATGACCGAGGCGGCCTGCCGCCGGCTCGGGATCAAACCGGAGGAAGCGGTCGTCATCGGCGACAGCAACGCGGATATGCAGATGGCGAAGCAAGCAGGCGCTGCGCTGGCCGTAGGTTTAATGACGGATGAAGGGGAGCCGGCGCATCTGACAGATGCCGATGTTGTCATATCCGATTATAATGAATTAGACGTGCACAGGTAG
- the ilvD gene encoding dihydroxy-acid dehydratase, producing the protein MTTKKMRSDMIKKGFDRAPHRSLLRAAGVKEEDFGKPFIAVCNSYIDIVPGHVHLQEFGKIVKDAIREAGGVPFEFNTIGVDDGIAMGHIGMRYSLPSREIIADSLETVVSAHWFDGMVCIPNCDKITPGMLMGALRVNIPTVFVSGGPMKAGVDSKGRKLSLTSVFEGVGAHQVGKINDDELLELEQYGCPTCGSCSGMFTANSMNCLAEALGLALPGNGTILAIAEERREFVKQSAKQLMELVKMDLKPRDIVTLEAIDNAFALDMAMGGSTNTVLHTLALAQEAGLEYPLERINEVADRVPHISKLAPASDYFIEDVHLAGGVSAVLHELLKKPGALHGDCITVTGKTLAENVEGCEIQDENVIHPIDSPYSERGGLAVLYGNLAPEGSIIKVGAVDPSVGGYHKGPAICFDSQDEALSGIANGKVKEGHVVVIRYEGPKGGPGMPEMLAPTSQIAGMGLGAKVGLITDGRFSGASRGISIGHISPEAAEGGPIAFVEDGDIIELDLNKRTIQLLDVSEEEMAVRRSKWVEFEPKVKTGYLARYSKLVTNASSGGVLKI; encoded by the coding sequence ATGACAACCAAAAAAATGCGTTCAGACATGATCAAGAAAGGCTTTGACCGCGCGCCGCACCGCAGCTTGCTGCGTGCAGCAGGCGTTAAGGAAGAGGATTTCGGCAAACCGTTCATCGCCGTGTGCAACTCTTACATCGATATCGTTCCGGGTCACGTGCATCTTCAGGAATTCGGCAAGATCGTGAAGGATGCGATCCGTGAAGCCGGCGGCGTTCCGTTCGAGTTCAACACCATCGGCGTGGATGACGGAATTGCCATGGGACATATCGGCATGCGCTACTCGCTGCCAAGCCGCGAGATCATTGCGGATTCCCTGGAAACCGTTGTATCCGCCCACTGGTTCGACGGTATGGTGTGTATCCCGAACTGCGACAAAATTACGCCCGGCATGCTGATGGGCGCCCTGCGCGTTAACATCCCGACGGTGTTTGTCAGCGGCGGACCGATGAAGGCCGGCGTGGACAGCAAAGGCCGCAAATTGTCACTGACTTCCGTATTCGAAGGCGTCGGCGCTCACCAGGTCGGCAAAATCAATGACGATGAGCTCCTGGAATTGGAACAATACGGATGTCCAACCTGCGGATCCTGCTCCGGCATGTTCACCGCCAACTCCATGAACTGCCTCGCCGAAGCGCTGGGTCTGGCTCTGCCGGGCAACGGCACCATTCTTGCCATCGCCGAAGAGCGCAGAGAGTTTGTTAAACAATCGGCCAAACAATTGATGGAACTTGTCAAAATGGACCTGAAGCCGCGTGACATCGTAACCCTGGAAGCTATCGACAATGCGTTTGCGCTCGATATGGCGATGGGCGGCTCCACCAACACGGTGCTTCATACATTGGCGCTTGCCCAAGAAGCCGGCCTTGAATACCCGCTGGAGCGGATCAACGAAGTCGCTGACCGCGTTCCTCACATCTCCAAGCTGGCTCCGGCTTCGGATTACTTCATCGAGGATGTGCATTTGGCAGGCGGAGTAAGCGCGGTTCTGCACGAGCTTCTGAAGAAGCCGGGCGCATTGCACGGGGATTGCATTACCGTAACCGGCAAAACGCTGGCCGAGAACGTAGAGGGCTGCGAAATCCAGGATGAGAACGTCATCCATCCGATCGATTCCCCGTATTCCGAGCGCGGCGGACTCGCGGTACTGTACGGCAATCTGGCTCCTGAAGGCTCCATCATCAAAGTCGGTGCGGTCGATCCGTCGGTTGGCGGATACCATAAAGGACCTGCCATCTGCTTTGACTCCCAGGACGAGGCGCTAAGCGGCATTGCCAACGGCAAGGTCAAGGAAGGCCATGTGGTTGTCATTCGATATGAAGGGCCGAAGGGCGGACCGGGCATGCCGGAAATGCTGGCGCCGACCTCGCAGATTGCAGGCATGGGGCTTGGAGCCAAAGTCGGTCTGATCACGGACGGACGCTTCTCCGGCGCTTCCCGCGGCATCAGCATCGGACACATCTCGCCGGAAGCGGCTGAAGGCGGACCTATCGCTTTCGTTGAAGACGGGGATATCATCGAGCTGGACCTGAATAAACGGACGATTCAATTGCTGGACGTTTCCGAAGAGGAAATGGCTGTACGCCGCAGCAAATGGGTTGAGTTCGAACCGAAAGTGAAAACCGGTTACCTTGCCCGCTACTCGAAGCTTGTGACCAACGCCAGCTCTGGCGGCGTATTGAAAATCTAA
- a CDS encoding polysaccharide deacetylase family protein, producing the protein MQTLLLWLFYLSSFYAFIPGILTRIFGFRVFRRGTGLEDFALTFDDGPDPFYTPRLLDLLKRYNMKATFFLVGSHAEKHPEVVKRIHSEGHLIGIHNYVHKSNWLMRPVTVRKQVKRTDDIIYAITGERSRYYRPPWGIVNLFDFAKNTGCRIILWSSMFNDWRSKIGADKLTQRMLAKLNGGEVMLLHDCGTTMGANPDAPEQMLIALERVLKVAEQKGMRSIRIDDMMAKESKAKAKKLSPLKRLIVSLWLLWEKAFHAVFALETVNPEDPMLHFRKRAFTGKTAVMEDGSRLEKGDQVLELHFDNKKLFEIGSRSRSEVQLAIKMIRAVQKDLPSLANMVLDRPEFKDIKGLYAVTMISRGPEQFGFHVMDLPRGLFASSSRLYLKLLLSVIHPKGQARLKEGTQMMEPKMLIMPVDVLIGRYAEKKTQVLPPSEEQQEVQQEHAGDLAVASVSQGM; encoded by the coding sequence ATGCAAACGTTACTGCTATGGTTGTTTTACCTTTCATCTTTTTATGCATTCATTCCCGGCATCCTGACCCGGATATTCGGTTTTCGAGTATTTCGCAGGGGAACAGGCTTGGAAGACTTTGCCTTAACCTTTGATGATGGTCCTGATCCGTTCTATACGCCAAGACTGCTGGATCTATTGAAGCGGTATAATATGAAAGCGACTTTTTTTCTGGTCGGTTCCCATGCCGAGAAGCATCCGGAGGTCGTCAAACGCATTCATAGCGAGGGTCATCTGATCGGGATTCACAACTATGTTCACAAGAGCAATTGGTTAATGCGACCCGTGACCGTCCGCAAGCAAGTCAAGCGCACGGACGATATCATCTACGCCATAACCGGCGAGCGCTCGAGATATTACAGACCGCCTTGGGGAATCGTGAATCTATTCGATTTTGCCAAGAATACCGGCTGCCGCATCATCTTATGGTCCTCGATGTTTAATGATTGGCGAAGCAAGATCGGCGCTGACAAGCTGACTCAGCGTATGCTGGCCAAGCTGAACGGCGGCGAGGTTATGCTCCTCCATGACTGCGGTACGACGATGGGAGCGAACCCCGATGCGCCGGAGCAAATGCTGATTGCCTTGGAACGCGTACTGAAAGTCGCAGAGCAGAAAGGAATGAGAAGCATCCGAATCGACGACATGATGGCTAAGGAAAGCAAAGCGAAAGCCAAGAAGCTGTCTCCTCTCAAGCGGTTGATCGTCTCATTGTGGCTCTTGTGGGAAAAAGCATTTCATGCGGTGTTCGCGCTCGAAACGGTTAATCCGGAGGATCCGATGCTGCATTTCCGAAAGCGTGCCTTCACCGGCAAAACGGCCGTGATGGAAGACGGCAGCCGGCTTGAGAAGGGAGACCAGGTGCTCGAGCTCCACTTTGACAACAAAAAATTGTTCGAGATCGGCAGCCGCTCCCGCTCGGAAGTGCAGCTTGCCATCAAAATGATTCGTGCCGTGCAGAAGGATTTGCCTTCTCTGGCGAACATGGTGCTGGACCGGCCCGAGTTTAAGGATATCAAAGGTTTGTATGCCGTAACCATGATTTCGCGGGGCCCCGAGCAATTCGGATTCCATGTGATGGATTTGCCTCGGGGGCTGTTCGCAAGCTCGTCCAGACTGTATCTGAAACTGCTGCTCAGCGTCATTCACCCGAAAGGGCAGGCCCGCCTGAAGGAGGGCACCCAGATGATGGAGCCGAAAATGCTCATCATGCCGGTGGATGTTCTGATCGGACGTTATGCGGAGAAGAAAACGCAGGTTTTGCCTCCATCGGAGGAACAGCAGGAAGTTCAACAGGAGCATGCGGGTGATCTGGCGGTTGCCAGTGTCTCGCAAGGCATGTAG
- the ytvI gene encoding sporulation integral membrane protein YtvI: MLPLYKKYWRTAFDIGLIVLTVYLIMLIFSKLYQIAAPVFLSFLVFLIIEPFSKFLHRRGLPKPFAAAISVLLFLLVILGILFGAGALIVSQFMNLQDNLPSYTQTIQKHFSETLMFLQTKLDALPPDLTDRLNGYFQDITTFAQGAAESFFRYIVGFMGSFSSFIANFGVAIILAFFLSTEIGSWRRIAKDKTPKTLKTAFVFLKDNVFKAIGSYIKAQMKLVSITFVIVYIGLLILGTGNSLSVALICAVFDVLPLLGVPVILIPWITYLFIVGNTGLAIGLIVLLAVVVISRQLLEPKITGNSIGVSSAFLMLSFMMISLSIFGVAGLILAPILLILIKELLAQGYLKQWIHLPSEEFDVSPWDMSRSYAEPEPASTEAKKSET, translated from the coding sequence ATGCTTCCCTTGTATAAAAAATATTGGAGAACCGCCTTCGATATAGGTTTAATCGTGCTTACGGTTTACTTGATCATGCTCATATTCAGCAAGCTTTACCAGATTGCGGCTCCGGTGTTTTTATCTTTCCTCGTTTTCCTGATTATTGAGCCTTTCTCCAAATTCCTGCACCGCAGGGGGCTTCCGAAGCCCTTCGCCGCGGCGATATCCGTTCTGCTCTTCCTGCTCGTCATCCTTGGCATCCTGTTTGGAGCCGGAGCGCTCATCGTATCGCAATTCATGAACCTGCAGGACAATTTGCCATCTTACACCCAAACGATCCAGAAGCATTTCTCGGAAACCCTGATGTTCCTGCAGACGAAGCTCGACGCGCTGCCGCCGGATCTGACGGACCGCCTGAACGGTTACTTCCAAGACATTACCACCTTTGCCCAGGGCGCTGCCGAGTCGTTCTTCCGTTACATCGTTGGATTCATGGGGTCGTTCTCCTCGTTCATCGCGAATTTCGGGGTTGCGATTATCCTCGCTTTCTTCCTGAGCACGGAAATTGGCAGCTGGCGGAGAATCGCCAAGGACAAGACGCCGAAGACGCTTAAGACGGCTTTCGTTTTCCTGAAGGACAATGTATTCAAGGCAATCGGCTCTTATATTAAAGCCCAGATGAAGCTGGTCAGCATCACCTTTGTCATTGTATACATAGGACTCTTGATATTAGGTACGGGCAATTCCCTGTCCGTCGCGCTTATCTGCGCCGTATTCGATGTATTGCCGCTGCTTGGGGTTCCCGTTATTCTTATTCCGTGGATCACCTATTTGTTCATTGTAGGCAACACCGGGCTTGCAATCGGCTTGATCGTTCTGCTTGCCGTTGTGGTCATTTCCAGACAGCTGCTTGAGCCTAAAATTACGGGAAACTCGATCGGCGTATCCTCCGCCTTTCTGATGCTGTCCTTTATGATGATCTCCCTGTCGATATTTGGGGTTGCCGGTTTGATTCTGGCTCCCATCCTGCTGATTCTCATCAAGGAATTGCTTGCGCAGGGATATCTGAAGCAGTGGATCCATCTGCCGAGCGAAGAATTCGATGTGTCCCCTTGGGATATGTCCCGCTCTTACGCGGAGCCGGAGCCCGCTTCGACCGAGGCCAAGAAATCGGAGACCTGA
- a CDS encoding peptidoglycan D,D-transpeptidase FtsI family protein: MRLIRNKRITYGWLILTVLIAILTMRLAWVQLVMKHQRVPGSRHTMVEASLIQRERGIVLDSGRGHFTDRNGKPLTGNLIWTAVLFPAGEKELRNAHHQVAKLARILGTDTNQLLQIWGKLKEPQLWHGADSRIPRSLSKEQIEQIRELELPKLKVLPYEQRYGNRQSGMQWLGFVSGQRKESLFFQDYPEISGTSGLEKTMDSLIRGEGPTVVYFPVNSTNEVIQDMKPMVKAPDNRYYPLRVSTTIDIDIQRGIEAITEKAGMKEGAVVVLDARNADIVAMVSRPFYNPEQIHPKDGQWENRGLKAATPGSVFKLVTAAAILENGLSSPNEHFHCDGEYGKFGLSCWKKGGHGTIDLREGFAESCNVVFATLAERLTPQQIISAASALGFGQSVGWQSQQFLGLRSFAPLDHEEKGTVFSGSADASDAGVRVQTGIGQRDAAVSPLQAANAMVTLLHGGVKTKPRIVKQIRYANGQLLQDTNPLYERPAGNGISRETSSILLEWMEDVVQEGTGSALNHRKWTLAGKSGTAQVKVKGRARNNQWFVGYGPVEKPRYAVAVLVENRSTNSSNQATEIFGQVSDFLASVEAGSGSA; this comes from the coding sequence ATGAGGCTAATCCGCAATAAACGAATTACATACGGATGGCTGATTTTGACGGTACTGATTGCTATTTTGACGATGCGCCTTGCCTGGGTGCAGCTCGTGATGAAGCATCAACGGGTCCCCGGAAGCCGGCATACAATGGTGGAGGCATCGCTTATCCAGCGGGAACGGGGCATTGTGCTGGATTCGGGCCGCGGACATTTTACGGATCGCAACGGAAAACCGCTCACAGGCAATTTGATCTGGACAGCCGTATTGTTTCCGGCCGGCGAGAAGGAACTGAGGAACGCCCATCATCAGGTTGCCAAGCTGGCCCGCATCCTGGGAACGGACACGAATCAGTTGCTGCAAATCTGGGGCAAGCTAAAGGAGCCGCAGCTGTGGCATGGAGCGGATTCCCGCATTCCGCGTTCCTTGTCCAAGGAGCAGATCGAGCAGATTCGCGAGCTTGAGCTCCCCAAACTCAAGGTTCTTCCTTATGAGCAGCGGTACGGTAATCGACAATCGGGCATGCAGTGGCTTGGTTTTGTATCCGGCCAGCGTAAGGAAAGCCTGTTCTTTCAGGATTATCCGGAGATTTCGGGAACCAGCGGCCTGGAGAAGACGATGGATTCGCTGATCCGGGGTGAAGGACCTACGGTCGTCTATTTTCCGGTAAACAGCACGAATGAAGTGATTCAGGATATGAAGCCGATGGTGAAGGCGCCGGACAATCGGTACTATCCGTTACGGGTATCCACAACGATCGATATCGACATTCAGCGGGGGATCGAGGCCATCACGGAAAAAGCGGGCATGAAAGAAGGGGCGGTTGTCGTGCTGGATGCACGCAATGCCGATATCGTGGCGATGGTATCCAGACCGTTTTACAATCCGGAGCAGATACATCCGAAAGACGGTCAGTGGGAGAATCGCGGATTGAAAGCGGCCACGCCAGGCTCCGTGTTCAAGCTTGTCACGGCAGCGGCCATTTTGGAGAATGGTCTCAGCTCGCCAAACGAACATTTTCATTGCGATGGGGAATACGGCAAGTTCGGATTGTCCTGCTGGAAAAAGGGCGGGCATGGAACGATTGATCTGCGCGAGGGCTTTGCGGAATCCTGCAACGTCGTATTTGCCACGCTTGCGGAAAGATTAACCCCACAGCAAATAATCTCAGCGGCATCCGCGCTGGGCTTTGGTCAAAGCGTAGGCTGGCAATCACAGCAGTTTTTAGGGCTTCGCTCATTTGCACCGTTGGATCATGAAGAGAAGGGGACGGTCTTTTCCGGCTCCGCGGATGCCTCCGATGCAGGCGTAAGAGTGCAGACAGGCATAGGCCAAAGAGACGCTGCCGTATCTCCGCTCCAAGCCGCTAATGCGATGGTGACGCTGCTTCATGGCGGGGTGAAGACCAAGCCGCGTATTGTGAAGCAGATTCGGTACGCGAACGGCCAGTTGCTTCAGGATACGAATCCGCTGTACGAACGCCCAGCAGGAAACGGTATTTCCCGGGAAACCTCTTCGATCCTGCTCGAATGGATGGAGGATGTCGTTCAAGAGGGAACAGGAAGCGCTTTGAATCATCGCAAATGGACCCTTGCAGGCAAATCGGGAACCGCTCAGGTCAAAGTAAAGGGCCGCGCCCGAAACAACCAGTGGTTTGTCGGGTACGGCCCGGTGGAGAAGCCACGTTATGCGGTGGCAGTATTGGTGGAGAATCGGAGCACGAACAGCAGCAATCAGGCAACCGAAATATTCGGTCAGGTCTCCGATTTCTTGGCCTCGGTCGAAGCGGGCTCCGGCTCCGCGTAA
- a CDS encoding Ger(x)C family spore germination protein translates to MARKLRMFLALMLLWPTAGCWDRIEIEERGFVVGTALDAAEEGEIKLTFQIVVPTQMKGSSGQKSEGGSPFINLSSTASSVFKAARKMSNEISRSPYLAHNQVIIISEALAGTEHIGDVLDLFVRDPENRRASNIMVAEGEASKILEIHSKIETLPVQYIRSTQENKDKSESITPPTNMGELHHFLLSKSSYALPRVSITQDDRVSTSGAAVFNGENYRFMGFLDNDETTGRNMMQGTVKTASLELVVHGKQLVYEVREFNRIIRVHLDDRGLPEFDVEISVRGNIGEAELEESEIVRELNGEIKRKAEERIKEIAMDVIQKAQNDYKSDFLGFWKKCQEQEYETWNRYKDDWDRGQNIFSQCKIHVHADARVRTIGTITGTE, encoded by the coding sequence ATGGCTAGAAAACTCCGGATGTTCCTGGCGCTTATGCTTTTATGGCCGACAGCCGGCTGCTGGGACCGCATCGAAATCGAGGAGCGCGGATTTGTAGTCGGCACGGCTCTTGACGCGGCAGAGGAAGGAGAAATTAAGCTTACGTTTCAAATTGTCGTGCCTACGCAGATGAAAGGCTCCAGCGGCCAAAAGAGTGAGGGGGGGAGCCCTTTTATCAATCTGTCCTCGACCGCGAGCAGTGTATTCAAAGCCGCACGGAAGATGTCGAATGAGATCAGCCGCTCTCCTTACCTGGCCCATAATCAAGTGATCATTATCTCCGAAGCGCTGGCCGGAACGGAGCACATAGGCGATGTACTGGATTTGTTTGTCCGGGATCCGGAGAACCGGCGAGCTTCCAATATTATGGTCGCTGAGGGAGAGGCAAGCAAGATCCTGGAGATCCATTCAAAGATCGAAACCTTGCCCGTGCAGTACATTCGTTCGACGCAAGAAAATAAGGACAAAAGCGAATCCATCACGCCTCCAACGAATATGGGGGAACTGCATCATTTCCTGTTGTCCAAGTCGAGTTATGCGCTGCCCCGGGTATCGATCACGCAAGACGACAGAGTATCCACCAGCGGCGCGGCTGTGTTTAACGGCGAGAACTACAGGTTCATGGGATTCCTGGACAACGATGAAACCACGGGCCGGAACATGATGCAGGGAACGGTAAAAACCGCATCCCTGGAACTGGTCGTTCACGGCAAACAGCTCGTTTATGAAGTCAGGGAATTCAACCGGATCATTCGAGTCCATCTGGACGATCGCGGACTTCCCGAGTTTGACGTTGAAATTTCGGTTAGAGGCAATATTGGGGAAGCTGAGCTGGAAGAGAGCGAAATCGTTCGCGAACTAAACGGGGAGATCAAACGCAAGGCGGAGGAACGGATCAAGGAAATCGCAATGGATGTCATTCAAAAGGCCCAGAACGATTATAAATCGGACTTTTTGGGCTTCTGGAAGAAATGCCAAGAGCAGGAGTACGAAACTTGGAACCGTTACAAGGACGACTGGGACCGAGGTCAAAACATTTTTTCGCAATGCAAGATCCATGTGCACGCAGACGCAAGAGTCCGAACCATTGGAACCATTACCGGGACGGAATAA
- a CDS encoding GerAB/ArcD/ProY family transporter, protein MNLNQRSSQTIGRKEIVYSVSNMMIGLGILTLPHTIAKKTQFSDGWMPIILGGMIAFVFAWAIGVLASRFPGKNYHAMASMILSRKAAHVLTLLMSLYFLLFVSYQVRGVSTITRLYLFDNTPEEIIGLVYLLVLIYAVAGPSIALVRLNLIFFPIVVTILLLIVLLNLGSLNMHFLLPVFKTDWRRIVASSKDTVFSYLGLEIMLFYNIYVARKSKLPGSLLRGLLIPICIYFVVFVFVIGVFGPMVVSNTLYPLAELAKEVEVPGGIFERFEFFFFVIWLMTLFSTNAMAFDVALLALESVFPKHRRFMMILVLGPVLFILGLLPSSLRELNVFAEWISYMGVGFAWVLPALLLLIAKVRGVKGDG, encoded by the coding sequence TTGAACCTTAACCAACGAAGCAGTCAAACAATCGGCAGAAAAGAGATTGTCTACTCTGTCAGCAATATGATGATTGGACTCGGAATCCTCACGCTCCCTCATACGATTGCGAAGAAGACCCAGTTCTCGGATGGCTGGATGCCGATCATTCTGGGCGGCATGATCGCATTTGTATTTGCTTGGGCCATCGGCGTATTGGCTTCGAGGTTTCCCGGTAAAAACTATCATGCAATGGCCTCGATGATTTTGAGCCGAAAAGCAGCCCATGTGTTGACGCTGTTAATGAGTCTCTACTTTTTGTTATTTGTCAGTTATCAAGTGCGCGGCGTTTCTACGATAACGAGGCTGTATTTATTCGATAACACGCCGGAGGAAATCATCGGGCTGGTTTACTTGCTGGTATTAATCTATGCCGTTGCCGGTCCAAGCATCGCTTTGGTGCGCTTGAACCTGATTTTCTTTCCCATCGTTGTCACGATTTTGCTGCTGATCGTCCTCTTGAATCTTGGAAGCTTAAACATGCACTTTCTGCTGCCTGTGTTTAAAACCGATTGGAGAAGAATCGTTGCCTCTTCGAAGGATACGGTATTCTCCTACCTCGGACTGGAGATCATGCTGTTCTACAACATCTATGTCGCTAGGAAAAGCAAGCTTCCAGGCTCTCTCTTACGCGGGCTGCTGATACCGATCTGCATATACTTTGTTGTTTTTGTGTTTGTCATTGGCGTTTTTGGACCGATGGTGGTTTCCAATACGCTGTATCCGTTAGCCGAATTGGCCAAAGAGGTTGAAGTTCCGGGAGGAATATTCGAACGGTTTGAATTTTTCTTTTTTGTCATCTGGTTGATGACGTTGTTCAGCACGAATGCGATGGCGTTTGACGTGGCTTTATTGGCGCTGGAATCCGTATTCCCTAAACATCGAAGATTTATGATGATCCTTGTTCTTGGACCGGTACTGTTCATTCTCGGTTTATTGCCGAGCTCGCTCCGAGAACTCAACGTATTTGCCGAATGGATCAGTTATATGGGGGTCGGATTCGCATGGGTGCTTCCGGCACTGCTGCTCTTGATCGCTAAAGTTCGGGGGGTGAAGGGGGATGGCTAG
- a CDS encoding spore germination protein, with protein MKTKQPGQTPEFLSTHLKENLETLSLLLNDPSDLTTKVLQVGGVSYTSAIVSLEGLSDQLLIKEQIIQPIQHNPEQYASSMKDVRHVLHEIENRMISLQITNRTRRWDEVIPVILSGDTILMLEGTDEVLLIKTRKWPGRSIEEPQTEALVRGPRVGFTESIYTNISLLRRHIREPNLTIDPHIIGRRSNQSLAVVYIKGLTNPELIEEVNRRLKSLDLDYAPESGTVEQWIEDSFLSPFPQILNTERPDKVTSALLQGKVAILLDGTPFVLLLPFTFISLLHSPEDYYERWSIGSLIRLLRLVAIGITLFLPALYIAILSFHPGMIPFKLVFSIAASREGVPFPAVIEALLMEVTLELLREAGIRLPKPIGQTIGIVGGLVIGEAAVQAGIVSPIMVIIVALTAISSFAIPSYSAGISFRMLRFAIMIAASFLGLYGIVLTFIMICIHLMRLHSFGIPYLSPIAPSVQHDWKDMFIRVPVTWLTLRPLFMKPQDIHRAKKR; from the coding sequence ATGAAGACGAAGCAGCCTGGCCAAACGCCTGAATTCCTGTCAACGCACCTAAAGGAAAACCTGGAAACATTAAGTCTGTTGCTCAATGACCCCAGCGACCTCACCACCAAAGTGCTTCAGGTTGGGGGTGTTTCATATACCTCGGCCATTGTCAGCTTGGAAGGATTATCCGATCAGTTGTTGATTAAGGAGCAGATTATCCAGCCGATTCAGCATAACCCGGAGCAATACGCGTCATCCATGAAGGATGTGCGGCATGTTCTCCATGAAATCGAGAATCGGATGATATCCCTGCAGATCACCAACCGAACGAGACGCTGGGATGAAGTCATTCCGGTCATTCTTTCGGGCGATACGATTCTTATGCTGGAGGGTACGGATGAGGTCCTGCTGATCAAAACCCGCAAATGGCCGGGACGGAGCATTGAGGAACCTCAAACCGAAGCGCTGGTGCGCGGCCCGAGAGTAGGATTTACGGAAAGCATCTACACTAACATCTCCCTGCTGCGAAGACATATTCGCGAGCCCAATCTGACGATCGACCCCCATATCATCGGCAGGCGATCGAACCAGTCGCTTGCGGTCGTCTATATTAAAGGATTGACGAATCCGGAGCTGATCGAAGAAGTCAACCGCCGGCTGAAGTCGCTGGATCTCGACTATGCCCCTGAATCCGGGACGGTGGAGCAATGGATCGAGGACAGCTTTTTATCGCCGTTTCCCCAGATCCTCAATACCGAGCGACCGGATAAAGTCACTTCCGCCCTGCTGCAGGGAAAAGTAGCGATTTTGCTGGACGGTACCCCTTTTGTGCTTCTGCTTCCGTTTACTTTCATTTCCCTGTTACATTCCCCGGAGGATTATTACGAACGATGGAGCATTGGTTCGCTGATACGTTTGCTGCGTCTTGTGGCCATCGGAATTACCTTGTTTCTTCCCGCGCTGTATATTGCCATCCTGTCTTTCCATCCCGGCATGATCCCGTTTAAGCTCGTATTCTCGATTGCTGCTTCACGGGAAGGGGTGCCCTTTCCTGCAGTGATCGAAGCCTTACTGATGGAAGTTACACTGGAATTGCTGCGCGAAGCGGGAATTCGCCTGCCGAAACCGATAGGTCAAACGATCGGTATTGTCGGAGGACTTGTGATCGGGGAGGCTGCGGTTCAGGCGGGGATCGTGAGCCCGATTATGGTCATCATCGTGGCACTGACAGCAATATCCTCCTTTGCCATTCCGTCTTACAGCGCAGGCATTTCTTTTCGAATGCTGCGCTTTGCGATCATGATTGCTGCAAGCTTTTTGGGACTGTATGGGATCGTGCTGACCTTTATCATGATCTGTATCCACTTGATGAGGCTGCATAGTTTCGGAATCCCGTATCTGAGTCCCATTGCCCCCTCTGTTCAGCACGATTGGAAGGATATGTTTATCCGCGTGCCGGTGACTTGGCTTACGCTCAGACCTTTATTTATGAAGCCCCAGGATATCCATCGGGCAAAAAAGCGGTGA